The following are encoded in a window of Microcaecilia unicolor chromosome 14, aMicUni1.1, whole genome shotgun sequence genomic DNA:
- the LOC115457899 gene encoding zinc finger protein 239-like — translation MKEEPHFSDENDADSEQVLIHSTGHNAVMLNEDNQEPRELSEIYHPSAERKPKECEQQHQLKGKTRVPVQQTPGKCINSSGGLGKPAYPTVQEKGDIGQTPYILTELVNEQENNKRQELYICSECGKSFNTQSNLIAHVSVHTGVKPFKCSQCEKSFTRNANLQKHERSHTGERPYKCTVCGKGFNQSSHLIIHHRTHTGKKPYKCAECGKSFSQSSHLVTHQRTHTGTRPYKCTECERSFCSGANLVQHLRIHTGERPYHCAGCEKSFSKSSTLTEHQRIHTGEKPFKCPYCEKSFRQISSLTTHQRLHTAEKPYKCSDCEKCFRQKRDLVRHMPVHLTKPGEIIYMKDE, via the coding sequence GCCACAACGCTGTTATGTTAAATGAAGATAATCAAGAACCCAGAGAACTTTCTGAAATCTATCATCCATCAgcagaaagaaaaccaaaggaatGTGAACAGCAGCATCAACTCAAAGGAAAGACAAGGGTGCCAGTACAACAGACACCTGGGAAATGCATTAATTCTTcaggtggacttgggaaaccAGCATATCCCACTGTTCAAGAGAAGGGCGACATTGGGCAAACACCCTATATACTTACAGAATTGGTAAATGAGCAAGAAAACAACAAACGACAGGAACTCTATATATGTAGTGAATGTGGAAAGAGCTTCAATACACAATCAAATCTAATTGCCCATGTAAGTGTGCACactggagtgaaaccatttaaatgttctcagTGTGAGAAAAGCTTCACTAGAAATGCGAACCTCCAAAAGCATGAGAGATCTCACACTGGAGAGCGACCATATAAATGTACTGTGTGTGGGAAAGGCTTCAATCAGTCATCCCATCTTATCATACACCATAGAACACATACCGGGAAGAAACCCTACAAATGTGCAGAGTGTGGAAAAAGTTTCAGCCAGTCATCACATCTTGTTACACACCAGAGAACACATACTGGTACAAGACCATACAAGTGTACTGAATGTGAGAGAAGCTTTTGTAGTGGCGCAAACCTTGTGCAACACTTGCGAATTCATACTGGTGAAAGGCCATACCACTGTGCTGGCTGTGAGAAAAGCTTCAGCAAAAGCTCAACACTTACTGAGCATCAGCGAATCCACACTGGTGAAAAACCATTTAAGTGCCCCTATTGTGAGAAGAGCTTTAGACAGATATCAAGTCTTACCACACACCAAAGACTTCATACAGCAGAAAAACCATACAAATGTAGTGACTGTGAGAAATGTTTTAGGCAGAAGCGAGACCTTGTGAGACACATGCCAGTCCATCTCACAAAGCCGGGTGAAATTATCTATATGAAAGATGAGTAG